CGTTGCCGGTTAGCGCACCACCTTCGGGTAAAGCCAACTCCCATGGTGTGACGGGCGGTGTGTACAAGGCCCGGGAACGTATTCACCGCGGCGTGCTGATCCGCGATTACTAGCGATTCCAACTTCATGCACCCGAGTTGCAGAGTGCAATCCGAACTGAGACGGCTTTTGGGGATTGGCTCCATCTTGCGACTTCGCATCCCACTGTCACCGCCATTGTAGCACGTGTGTAGCCCAACCCATAAGGGCCATGAGGACTTGACGTCATCCCCGCCTTCCTCCGGCTTGTCACCGGCAGTTCCACCAGAGTGCCCAACTGAATGATGGCAACTGGCGGTAGGGGTTGCGCTCGTTGCGGGACTTAACCCAACATCTCACGACACGAGCTGACGACAGCCATGCAGCACCTGTGTTCCACCCAGCCGAACTGAAAGCCCGATCTCTCGAGCCGGTAGTGGACATGTCAAGGGTTGGTAAGGTTCTGCGCGTTGCTTCGAATTAAACCACATGCTCCACCGCTTGTGCGGGCCCCCGTCAATTCCTTTGAGTTTTAACCTTGCGGCCGTACTCCCCAGGCGGAATGCTTAATGCGTTAGCGGCGACACCGAAGTGCATGCACCCCAGCGTCTAGCATTCATCGTTTACGGCGTGGACTACCAGGGTATCTAATCCTGTTTGCTCCCCACGCTTTCGCGCCTCAGCGTCAGTGTCCGTCCAGATGGCCGCCTTCGCCACCGGTGTTCTTCCCAATATCTACGAATTTCACCTCTACACTGGGAATTCCACCATCCTCTCCGGAACTCAAGCCCGACAGTATCAAATGCAGTTCCCAGGTTGAGCCCGGGGCTTTCACATCTGACTGATCGGGCCGCCTACGCGCCCTTTACGCCCAGTAATTCCGAACAACGCTCGCCCCCTTCGTATTACCGCGGCTGCTGGCACGAAGTTAGCCGGGGCTTCTTCTCACGCTACCGTCATCATCGTCGCGTGCGAAAGAGCTTTACAACCCTAAGGCCTTCATCACTCACGCGGCATTGCTGGATCAGGGTTGCCCCCATTGTCCAATATTCCCCACTGCTGCCTCCCGTAGGAGTCTGGGCCGTGTCTCAGTCCCAGTGTGGCTGATCATCCTCTCAGACCAGCTACCGATCGTCGGCTTGGTGGGCCATTACCCCACCAACTACCTAATCGGACGCGGGCCCCTCTCATGGCGTAAACTTTCCCCACCCAAATCTCTCTGGGGGGCACATCCGGTGTTAGCGTCCGTTTCCAGACGTTATCCCGAACCATAAGGCAGGTTCCCACGTGTTACTCACCCGTGCGCCACTAAGGCCGAAGCCTTCGTTCGACTTGCATGTGTTAGGCATGCCGCCAGCGTTCGTTCTGAGCCAGGATCAAACTCTCAGGTTCAAGCTGGACCGCGATCCGAAGACCGCATCCACTTGACAGGGCCGCTCAAAGCGACCTCACCCAAGCTTTCGAAACTGTTCGTCTCTTACTGCTTGACCGAGATGCTCAAGCGACCCGCGATGCCAGTCCCTTCCGGAACCGGTCCGCGGCCAACGGTCAAAACCGCCGCCTGCGCATCCCTTCTCACAACACGGTATCAACGATATCCAAGATCCCGCGGCTCCAGGAGAACCGCAACACCCCGCGCCCAACCCCTTCGAGGAGTGGGCCACCAGGGCCAGATTGTCTCTGTGTTCCCGACCCGTCGGCGCCTCGTTGGCGGCCACCGCGTCGGGAGGCGCTTTATATGCGGGGTCCCCCGGGGGTGGCAAGCACTTTTTTCGTCCCCCGGCGATTTTTCCCCGCTGCCTTTTTCACACGGCGCCTTCGTCGCCACGCTTTCGTAGAATGCCGGTTCCCTTTCCGATGGACCTGTTTCCCCCCATGCGCCTTCTCCACACCGCCGATTGGCACCTCGGGCAGACTCTGCACGGCTTCGCGCGCGAGCACGAGCATGCGCGATTCCTTGATTGGCTTCTCGACCGTCTCGAAGACCGGGCGGTCGATGCGCTGATCATCGCCGGAGACGTATTCGACGGGCAGAATCCCCCGATCCCGGCGCTCAGCCTGTTCTACCGGTTCCTGGCGAAGGCCAAGGCGCGCTGCCCGGCGCTGGACATCGTGGTGGTCGCCGGCAACCACGACAGCGGCAGCCGGCTGGAGGCGCCCTCCCCGCTGCTGACGGAAATGGGGGTGCGGGTGGTCGGCGCCCTGCCGGTGGACGAGGAGGGCGCCTTCGCGCCGGAGGGGCTGGTGGTTCCGCTGACCAGCCGCGACGGAACGGTCGCCGCGCGCTGCGTCGCGGTGCCCTACCTCCGCCCCGCCGATCTCCCGCCTCTGGGCGAGGAGGAGATCGCCGCCGGCGCCGACCCGCTGGTCGAGGGGGTGCGCCGGGTCTACGCCGACGCGGCGGAGGCCGGGCGGCGCGCCTTGCGGCCCGGCGAGGCGCTGATCCTCACCGGCCATTGCTACATGCGCGACGGCGCTCTGTCCGAACTCAGCGAGCGCAAGATCCTGGGCGGCAACCAGCACGCGCTGCCGGTCGACGTCTTCCCGGAGGACGCCGCCTATGTGGCGCTCGGCCACCTGCACCGGGCGCAGGCGGTGGGGACCCGCGACTCGGTGCGCTACAGCGGTTCCCCCCTGCCGCTGGCGGTGGACGAGGAGCCCTACCCGCATCAGGTGGTGCTGGCCGACATCGCGGAGGGACGGCTGGCCGGGGTCGAGTCCCTGCGGGTGCCCCGCTTCGTCGCCATCCGGCGCATCCCCGGCGGCGGACGGTTCGCGGCGCCGGAGGACGCGCTGGCGGCGCTGACCGCGCTGGAGCTGGACGAGGACCTGCCACGGGAGGGCTGGCCTTACATAGAGGTCTCGGTCGAACTGCCGGCGCCCCGGCCGGCCCTGCGCGAGGAGGTGGTCGCGGCGCTGGCCGGGCGACCGGCGCGGCTGGTGAAGCTGGCCCTGCGGCTGACCGGCAGCGGCGAGACGCTGGCCGAATCCGTGCCGCTGGCCGATCTGGCGGACCTCGCGCCGGAGGACGTGTTCCTGCGGCTCTACCGCCGCCATCACGAAGGCGAGCCGGAGCCGGCCTTGCTCGCCGCCTTCCATGAATTGGTCGCGACCGTCCAGGAGGGTGCGTGATGCGGATTCTGGCGGTTCGCGGCTGCAATCTGGCCAGCCTGGACGGGACCTTCGCGGTGGAACTGGCCGGAGGGCCGCTGCGCCACGCCGGCCTGTTCGCCATCACCGGCCCGACCGGGGCGGGAAAGAGCACCATCCTGGACGCGCTGTGCCTCGCCCTGTTCGACCGCATGCCCCGGCTGCCGGACGGGCGCGGCGTGGCGCTGGGCGCCAGCGGGGACACCGACGCCATCAGCACCACCGACGTGCGCAGCGTCCTGCGCCGCGGTGCCGGGGCCGGCTGGGCCGAGGTGGATTTCGCCGGGATCGACGGCGCCGCCTACCGGGCGCGCTGGGAGCTGCGGCGGGCCCGGCAGAACGCGCGCGGCCAGTTGCAGAAGCAGACGATGAGCCTAACCGCGCTTGCGGACGGCAAGCGGCTGGGCGACGGCAAGACCAGCGTGCTGGACGAGATCTCCAGCCGGCTGGGGCTGAGCTTCGAGCAGTTCCGCCGCGCCGTCCTGCTGGCCCAGGGCGATTTCGCCAACTTCCTGAAAGCCCCGGCGACCGAGCGCTCCGCCCTGCTGGAGCTGCTGACCGGCACCGAGATCTACTCCCGCATCTCCGTCGCCGCGCATGAGCGCTCCCGGGAGGAGCAGCGGGCGCTGGAGGCGCTGGAAGCGCAATGCGCGGGCATCGGCGTGCTGACCGACGACGAGCGCGCCGTCCTGGACGCCGAGGCCGGAGCGGCGGCCGAGGCGGTGCGCCAGGAGGAAGCGGCGTTCGAGCAGGCCCGCGCCACCGTCGCCTGGCATGAGCAGGACGCCCGGCTGGGCAAGGCGGAGATGGAGGCCGCCGCCGCGAGCGCACGGTCCGAAGAGGTTTGGCAGGAGGCCGCGGCGCGGCGGGAGGAGGCGGCCCTTCTGCGCCGGCTCCAGCCGCTGCGGGTCCGGTTGGGCGAGGCGGACCGCTGCGCCGCTGCGGCCTCGGAAGCCGGGGAGGCTCTGGCCCGAGCCCAGACCGCGGTGACGGAGGCGCAGGATCGGCTGGTCCATGCCGAGGCCCGTCATCGCGCGGTGCGCGGCGCCTACGAGACGGCCCGCAGCGCCATCGACGCCGCCGAGCCGGAGTTGGAACAGGCCGCCGCCCTCGATGCCGAGATCGCCGCGCTGGCCGGCCAACAGGCCGGGGCGCACGCGGACGCCGCAACGGCGGAGGCGGACGCCAGGGCCATCGGGGAGAGTTGGACCGCCATCCGGACGGCGCTGGACCAGGCGCGCGCCGAATCGGCGGAGCGGGAGGGCTGGCTGGCCGGCCAGACGGCCCTGCAGCCCGTGGCCGACCAGTGGGCGCGCTGGGACGCGCTGCTGCTGCGCCACCGCGACTCGGCGAGGGCCGTGCGGGAGGCGGAGGCGGAGGCTGCCCGCGCCGCCACGGAGGCCGCCGCCCACGAGGCGGAACGGATCCGCCTGTCCACCGTCCGGCGGGACGCCGCCGCGCGGCGGGACGAAGCGGAGCAAGCGCTGTCCGCGCTGAAGGCCGAGCCGGTGGAGTCGCTGGACACCCTGCGCGGCCGCCGCACGGCGCTGGCGGAGCGCCGCGACGGGCTGTCCGTGCTGTCTCAGTTGGCGGAGCGGGCCGCCCGGCTGGCCGCGGACGCCGCGGAGGCCGAGGCGGAACGCAAGCGGCAACGCACCGCCGCCGTGGAGGGGGAGATCCGCGCCGCGGAGATGAAGGCACGGCTGGACCAGCGCCGGGCGGCGTTGGAGGAGGCGGACACCACGCTCCACCGCCTGCGCCTTGCCCGCAGCGAGGGCGTGGCGTCGCTGCGCGCCCAGTTGGCGGACGGCGAGTCCTGCCCGGTCTGCGGTGCCACGGAGCATCCCTGGGGGGACGGGCACACGCCGCTCGACCAGCTGGCCGAGGACCAGGAACGCCACGTCGCCGCCCTGCGCGCCGAGGTCACCGGGTTGGCCACCGACCAGGGCGCCCACACCGCCGCCGCGAAGGCGGCGCTGGAACAGGCTGTGGTCCTGGATGGCCGGCTGGCCGCCCTGGCCGCGGACCGGACGGCCGTGGCGGAGCGCTGGGCGGAGCGGGCGCCCGGCTTCGGGCTGCCCGCCGAACCGGACGCGGAGACCGTCACCCGGCGGTTGGCCGAGGTGGACGTGGAACTGACAGCGGCCGGACAGGCCGAGGCGGCGGCGCTGGACCACAAGGCGCGGCTCGACGCCGCGGTGCAGGCCTGCCGGACGCGGGATGCGGCGCTGACCGAGGCCGAGCGGGCCATCGAGACGCGGACGCGCCAGCTCGACGCCGCCCGCCATGCCGAATCGCTCGCCGTGGCGCGGCGTGATCAGGCGGCGGACACGCGGACGGCGGTGCGGGCGGAGCTGGCCCAGCCCTTCGCCGGGCTGGAAGGCTGGGACAGCCGGCTCGACCGCGATCCGGAGGGGTTCCGCGAGAGCATCGGCGCGCGGGTCGCCGAGGTCCTGCGTCAGCGCGAGGGGTTGGCCCAAGCGCGGCGCGACGTGGAGGCCCTGGAGCGGCAGGCCGGCGCCAAGGCGGCGGAACTGGAAGGCGCGCGGCAAGCCGAACAGGCGGCGCGGCGGCGGTGCGAGGGGCTGGCCGCGGCGCTGGAGGAACGGCGCGGCGCACGGGGGTCCCTGCTGGGCGGACGCGCGGTCGCCGCGGTGAAGAAGGAGCTGACCGAGGCCTGTCGACGGACCGAGGCCCTGGTCGAGCAGGCCACGATCGCCCGGCAGGACGCGGCGGCCCGCCTGTCCGGGGCGGAGCAGACCGTCGCCACGCGGGGCGACTCCGCGCGCCGCTGCGCCGCCGAGGCGGAAGCGGCGGCCGACGCCCTGGCCGCCGCGGCGGAGCGCTGCGGCGTGACGGTGGAGGCGGCGCGCGCCCATCTGGTCCGGGACGAGGACTGGCTTACCGGGGAGGAACGGGCGCTCGCCGCCCTCGAGTCGGCGCGGCGCGAGACGGCGCTTCTGGCGGCGGAGCGGACGCGGCTGCGGCGGGAGCACCACGCCGCCGGACACCCCGCGCTCGGCGCCGAGGAGGCCGGCGAGGCCGTCGCCGAGACGGGCCGGCGCCTGCAGGAGGCCCGCGCCCGGCTGGGCGAGGCCCAGGCCCGGCTGCGCGCCGATATCGAGAATCGCGGACGCCTCGCCGCCGTGCTCGACCGGGTGGAGGCGCAGCGCAAGGCCCAGGGGCTGTGGGCGACCATGGCGCAGCTCATCGGCTCCGCCGACGGGCGAAAGCTGCGCAACTTCGCCCAGAGCCTCAGCCTCGACCTGCTGCTGGTGCAGGCGAACCGCTATCTGGCCGATCTCGCCCGCCGCTACCGGCTGGAACGGGTGGGCGGGGCCGATCTGGAGATCCAGGTGGTGGACGGCGAGATGGGCGACGAGCGGCGCGGCGTGCACAGCCTGTCCGGCGGCGAGATGTTCCTGGTGTCGCTGGCCCTGGCGCTCGGCCTGTCGGCCATGGCGGGGGGCAGCGGCGGCGGCGGGATCGGCACGCTGTTCATCGACGAGGGGTTCGGCACGCTGGACCCCGGCAGCCTGGATCTGGCGCTGTCCTGCCTGGAGGCGCTTCAGGCCACCGGGCGGCAGGTCGGCGTCATCAGCCACGTCCCGGCGCTGGTGGAGCGGATCGGCGTGCAGGTGCGCGTCACCCCGCAGGGCGGCGGGCGAAGCGCCGTGACGGTCACCCGCGGGACTCTGGCCGCCCCCTCACCGGACGCGGCGGCGGAGCGGGAACTGCTGCTGCCCCTGTAGGGCGTCCCAGGGGGCTTGGGATCGCCATGGAGACATGGAGGGAGGGTTGGAGCGTCCCTCCGTGTCTCTGTGCCCCCGTGGTAAGAGAGCCGTCAGGCCAGACGGAAGGCCAGATAACTGTCGGCACCCACCTGACCCGGCATGGTGATGACCGCGCCGACGGCTTTTCCGGTGAAGGTGATGCTG
This genomic stretch from Azospirillum sp. TSH58 harbors:
- a CDS encoding exonuclease SbcCD subunit D, producing the protein MDLFPPMRLLHTADWHLGQTLHGFAREHEHARFLDWLLDRLEDRAVDALIIAGDVFDGQNPPIPALSLFYRFLAKAKARCPALDIVVVAGNHDSGSRLEAPSPLLTEMGVRVVGALPVDEEGAFAPEGLVVPLTSRDGTVAARCVAVPYLRPADLPPLGEEEIAAGADPLVEGVRRVYADAAEAGRRALRPGEALILTGHCYMRDGALSELSERKILGGNQHALPVDVFPEDAAYVALGHLHRAQAVGTRDSVRYSGSPLPLAVDEEPYPHQVVLADIAEGRLAGVESLRVPRFVAIRRIPGGGRFAAPEDALAALTALELDEDLPREGWPYIEVSVELPAPRPALREEVVAALAGRPARLVKLALRLTGSGETLAESVPLADLADLAPEDVFLRLYRRHHEGEPEPALLAAFHELVATVQEGA
- a CDS encoding AAA family ATPase, with amino-acid sequence MRILAVRGCNLASLDGTFAVELAGGPLRHAGLFAITGPTGAGKSTILDALCLALFDRMPRLPDGRGVALGASGDTDAISTTDVRSVLRRGAGAGWAEVDFAGIDGAAYRARWELRRARQNARGQLQKQTMSLTALADGKRLGDGKTSVLDEISSRLGLSFEQFRRAVLLAQGDFANFLKAPATERSALLELLTGTEIYSRISVAAHERSREEQRALEALEAQCAGIGVLTDDERAVLDAEAGAAAEAVRQEEAAFEQARATVAWHEQDARLGKAEMEAAAASARSEEVWQEAAARREEAALLRRLQPLRVRLGEADRCAAAASEAGEALARAQTAVTEAQDRLVHAEARHRAVRGAYETARSAIDAAEPELEQAAALDAEIAALAGQQAGAHADAATAEADARAIGESWTAIRTALDQARAESAEREGWLAGQTALQPVADQWARWDALLLRHRDSARAVREAEAEAARAATEAAAHEAERIRLSTVRRDAAARRDEAEQALSALKAEPVESLDTLRGRRTALAERRDGLSVLSQLAERAARLAADAAEAEAERKRQRTAAVEGEIRAAEMKARLDQRRAALEEADTTLHRLRLARSEGVASLRAQLADGESCPVCGATEHPWGDGHTPLDQLAEDQERHVAALRAEVTGLATDQGAHTAAAKAALEQAVVLDGRLAALAADRTAVAERWAERAPGFGLPAEPDAETVTRRLAEVDVELTAAGQAEAAALDHKARLDAAVQACRTRDAALTEAERAIETRTRQLDAARHAESLAVARRDQAADTRTAVRAELAQPFAGLEGWDSRLDRDPEGFRESIGARVAEVLRQREGLAQARRDVEALERQAGAKAAELEGARQAEQAARRRCEGLAAALEERRGARGSLLGGRAVAAVKKELTEACRRTEALVEQATIARQDAAARLSGAEQTVATRGDSARRCAAEAEAAADALAAAAERCGVTVEAARAHLVRDEDWLTGEERALAALESARRETALLAAERTRLRREHHAAGHPALGAEEAGEAVAETGRRLQEARARLGEAQARLRADIENRGRLAAVLDRVEAQRKAQGLWATMAQLIGSADGRKLRNFAQSLSLDLLLVQANRYLADLARRYRLERVGGADLEIQVVDGEMGDERRGVHSLSGGEMFLVSLALALGLSAMAGGSGGGGIGTLFIDEGFGTLDPGSLDLALSCLEALQATGRQVGVISHVPALVERIGVQVRVTPQGGGRSAVTVTRGTLAAPSPDAAAERELLLPL